In Zingiber officinale cultivar Zhangliang chromosome 1A, Zo_v1.1, whole genome shotgun sequence, a genomic segment contains:
- the LOC122037648 gene encoding E3 ubiquitin-protein ligase RHF2A-like, translating to MDESAKMESHLSSAAAFVEGGIQDACDDACSICLEAFCESDPSTVTNCKHEFHLQCILEWCQRSSQCPMCWQTIGLKDLASQELLEAVERERSIRLNHVHAAAIFHHPAIGDFELQHFSAGENDAELEERIIQHLAAAATRGRAHHIARRGRVRSGSQGSPQYLVVSTNQNSPSVGSVSASSTVVGENESPAVVAVNPSLSAASPGGESTEVTNGFPAQVNNTSWPSSSPRTPTGLSSPGNQDRPGPSELQSRSETLRSRWNTVSMRYKESIARNTRGWRERLFSRNSSVADIGSEIRREVNIGIATVSRMVERLDTRERRTWSSTASAGAEANAVVEPKNDGVSGSQASTCVNSSTSSTSCSATSGSH from the exons atggACGAGTCTGCAAAGATGGAGAGCCATTTGTCATCAGCTGCGGCTTTTGTGGAAGGAGGCATCCAGGATGCTTGTGATGATGCTTGCAGCATATGTCTCGAGGCCTTTTGCGAAAGTGACCCATCCACG GTTACCAATTGCAAGCACGAGTTCCATCTGCAGTGTATTCTTGAATG GTGTCAGAGAAGCTCTCAGTGTCCTATGTGTTGGCAGACTATTGGTTTGAAAGATCTAGCCAG CCAAGAGCTACTAGAGGCTGTAGAGCGTGAAAGGAGCATAAGACTTAACCACGTACACGCTGCTGCTATTTTTCATCATCCAGCAATTGGTGATTTTGAGTTGCAACAT TTTTCAGCGGGAGAAAATGATGCTGAACTTGAAGAGCGTATTATCCAGCACTTAGCTGCTGCCGCTACCAGGGGAAGAGCACATCATATCGCCAGAAGAGGACGGGTTAGATCAGGATCTCAAGGCAGTCCACAGTATTTGGTTGTCTCTACTAATCAGAATTCACCATCAGTAGGCTCCGTATCTGCTTCCTCTACCGTAGTAGGGGAAAATGAATCACCTGCAGTGGTTGCTGTTAATCCGTCACTTTCAGCTGCTAGTCCAGGAGGGGAATCCACTGAAGTTACTAATGGTTTCCCGGCTCAAGTTAATAATACAAGCTGGCCTAGTTCAAGTCCCAG GACTCCTACTGGTCTTTCTTCTCCTGGTAATCAAGACAGACCAGGGCCATCTGAGTTGCAATCTCGTTCAGAAACTTTGAGATCTCGCTGGAATACTGTCTCAATGAG GTACAAGGAATCTATAGCTAGGAATACTCGAGGTTGGAGGGAGCGGCTATTTTCACGTAATAGTTCTGTGGCAGATATTGGTTCTGAAATCCGGAGAGAAGTCAATATTGGAATTGCAACTGTGTCGCGTATGGTGGAACGCTTGGATACAAGAGAACGTAGAACTTGGAGCTCAACCGCTTCAGCTGGTGCTGAGGCCAATGCGGTCGTGGAGCCAAAAAACGACGGTGTCAGTGGCAGTCAAGCTAGCACTTGTGTGAATAGTAGCACTTCGTCGACTTCCTGTTCTGCAACTTCTGGTTCCCATTGA
- the LOC122010885 gene encoding ammonium transporter 2 member 5-like: protein MSLPSSLTISEASPEWLNKGDNSWQLTAAAMVGLQSVPGLVILYGSIVKKKWAVNSAFMALYAFSAVLVCWCLWGFSMAFGEEMLPFWGRPSAVALDQAQLLAPGFAGMYPAATLVFFQFVFAAITPILIAGSLLGRMNFKAWMLFVPLWLTFSYTVGAFSLWSPNGFLFKAGVMDFAGGYVIHLSSGVAGLTAAYWVGPRIGKDKERFPPNNILLTLAGAGLLWMGWTGFNGGAPYSANIDASIAILNTHLCTATSLLMWLCLDMFVFTKPSVIGAVQGMITGLVCITPAAGLVQPWAAILMGLLSGSIPWFTMMILHKRTPFLRTIDDTLAVFHTHGVAGSLGGILTGVLSEPRLNRLFFGDDPRYVSLAYAIKDGRASAGFRQVGMQLAGIAFVLAVNVVVTSVICLLIRLLVPLRLTEEKMLVGDDAIHGEDAYAVWADGETYDKSVHGLEYFAATSADCEMA from the exons ATGTCTTTGCCGTCGAGTTTGACGATTAGCGAGGCTTCGCCGGAGTGGCTGAACAAAGGGGACAACTCATGGCAGCTGACGGCGGCGGCGATGGTGGGGTTGCAGTCGGTGCCGGGGTTGGTGATCCTCTACGGTAGCATCGTGAAGAAGAAGTGGGCGGTGAACTCGGCCTTCATGGCGCTCTATGCCTTTTCGGCGGTGCTCGTGTGTTGGTGCCTGTGGGGCTTCAGCATGGCCTTCGGGGAGGAGATGTTGCCCTTCTGGGGCCGCCCCAGCGCGGTTGCGCTGGATCAGGCACAGCTCCTAGCTCCGGGTTTTGCTGGGATGTACCCGGCCGCCACGCTCGTCTTCTTCCAGTTCGTGTTTGCGGCCATCACCCCCATCCTGATCGCCGGCTCGTTGCTCGGCCGGATGAATTTTAAGGCATGGATGCTCTTCGTGCCACTCTGGCTCACCTTCTCCTACACCGTCGGCGCTTTCAGTCTTTGGAGCCCAAATGGCTTCCTCTTCAAGGCCGGCGTCATGGATTTCGCCGGCGGTTACGTCATCCACCTCTCGTCCGGCGTAGCAGGACTCACCGCCGCCTACTGG GTCGGGCCGAGAATTGGCAAGGACAAGGAGAGGTTTCCGCCCAATAACATTCTGTTGACCCTCGCCGGCGCCGGATTGCTTTGGATGGGTTGGACAGGGTTCAACGGCGGCGCGCCGTACTCGGCCAACATCGACGCCTCGATCGCCATTTTGAACACGCATCTCTGCACGGCGACCAGTCTGCTCATGTGGCTCTGCCTCGACATGTTCGTGTTCACCAAGCCCTCCGTCATCGGCGCTGTCCAAGGCATGATCACCGGGCTCGTCTGCATCACCCCTGCCGCCG GACTGGTTCAACCTTGGGCGGCCATCCTAATGGGTCTGCTCTCCGgtagcatcccatggttcaccatGATGATCCTCCACAAGCGCACCCCCTTCCTCAGAACGATCGACGACACCCTCGCCGTCTTCCACACCCACGGAGTCGCCGGAAGCCTCGGCGGCATCCTCACCGGCGTGCTGTCCGAGCCGCGCCTCAACCGCCTCTTCTTCGGAGACGACCCCAGGTACGTCAGCCTCGCGTACGCCATCAAGGACGGCCGTGCCTCCGCCGGGTTCCGCCAGGTCGGCATGCAGCTTGCCGGCATCGCCTTTGTCCTAGCCGTCAACGTGGTGGTCACCAGCGTCATCTGCCTGCTGATCAGGCTGTTGGTGCCGCTGCGGCTGACTGAGGAGAAGATGCTGGTGGGCGACGACGCCATCCACGGGGAGGACGCGTACGCGGTGTGGGCGGACGGCGAGACCTACGATAAATCGGTACACGGGTTGGAGTACTTTGCGGCGACCAGCGCCGACTGCGAAATGGCGTGA